Proteins encoded within one genomic window of Armatimonadota bacterium:
- a CDS encoding family 78 glycoside hydrolase catalytic domain: MMRRRDFLKGSLAVGMGAIGITAAGGATRSSGRSASESTQEDGLISPVDLRCESLHDPLGIDAQRPRLSWKLIAAGSARNQFQSAYRIRVATTVALLAGETADLWDSGHVKSNRQLHIEYEGMPLKSGERCCWQVEVWDGAGRKSRPSPAVWWEMGLLSPLDWTGIWISDGKSLPINDEEFYEDDPAPLFRKSFPVEKPIKRARLYATALGYGEFRINGEALSDHALDPAWTSSEKRVLYTCHDVTERLSEGENVIGATLGNGWYNPLPLRMWGRINLREHLAVGRPQLLAQLIIEYQDGTSQVIASDGTWKVSDGPLLRNSVYLGEKYDARLEQPGWDKPGFDDSDWSNVTEAMSTPGALQSMPIPPIRVTKTLTPVSVNEVSDGVFIFDFGQNFAGWAALNVQGERGTTVHMRMGELLHADGTLNPMTSVAGQIKGPNVGGPGAPDIAWQENSYTLRGGGPEVYTPRFTFHGFRYVEVTGFPGTPDLTAIEGQRLNTDVEPVGVFSCSNERFNRIQEMVQWTFLSNLFSVQSDCPAREKYQYGGDIVASSEMAIYNYDMSTFYAKTVSDFKDAIRGEGWFTETAPYVGISAANYERGAGPIGWGLAHPLLVAQLYQYYGDRQIVEENYDAARTWVDLLERSSDGYIIDRCIGDHESLDPKPIALMATAQFCQAASLVAGFAELLGKSDRALHYRELASRIKSAFVEMFLERGTGRFGIATQAAQATALHLGLASDSEIEGAVERMVEALVVDHGGHVATGIFGTKYLLNALSTTGHSATAYRMVDQETYPGWGHMLENGATTLWETWIASDNTYSQNHPMFGSVSEWFFKCLGGIRPEHFAAGFDRFLIAPFVTDELSWVDVSYESVRGTVSSRWRVVDEHLQLDIEIPVNTEAVVQIPTSNGLSVREGGRPVAEISTIRPLPPTTPDTPRFTVGSGRYKFTAAAP; encoded by the coding sequence ATGATGCGCAGACGCGATTTCTTGAAGGGCTCACTGGCCGTCGGTATGGGAGCGATCGGTATCACGGCCGCAGGCGGTGCAACGCGGTCGAGCGGACGGTCCGCGTCTGAGAGTACGCAGGAAGACGGCCTGATTTCACCCGTCGATCTTCGGTGCGAATCTCTGCACGACCCGCTAGGGATCGATGCGCAACGACCGCGTCTTAGTTGGAAGCTCATAGCTGCGGGATCCGCACGAAATCAGTTTCAGTCCGCCTACCGGATCAGGGTCGCTACGACGGTTGCTCTCCTCGCGGGAGAGACGGCAGACCTGTGGGACAGTGGTCACGTGAAGTCGAACAGGCAGCTTCACATCGAGTACGAAGGGATGCCGCTGAAGAGCGGTGAGCGCTGCTGCTGGCAGGTGGAGGTATGGGACGGTGCGGGCCGGAAATCTCGTCCAAGTCCGGCTGTCTGGTGGGAGATGGGACTACTCTCGCCCTTAGACTGGACCGGAATCTGGATATCGGACGGAAAAAGCCTTCCTATTAACGATGAAGAGTTCTATGAGGATGATCCTGCGCCACTGTTTCGCAAGAGCTTCCCCGTCGAAAAGCCGATCAAACGTGCCCGGCTGTACGCAACGGCTTTGGGATACGGCGAGTTCCGCATCAATGGCGAGGCGCTCTCGGATCACGCTCTCGATCCAGCCTGGACGAGTTCCGAAAAGCGAGTTCTTTACACGTGCCACGACGTGACGGAGCGGTTGAGCGAGGGCGAAAACGTCATCGGTGCAACCCTCGGCAACGGATGGTATAACCCGCTTCCGCTGCGTATGTGGGGGCGTATCAACCTCCGAGAACATCTTGCAGTCGGACGTCCGCAGCTTCTAGCTCAACTGATCATCGAGTATCAAGACGGCACCTCGCAGGTCATTGCAAGCGACGGCACGTGGAAGGTTTCTGATGGCCCACTATTAAGGAATAGCGTCTATCTCGGCGAGAAGTACGACGCTCGTTTAGAGCAGCCAGGATGGGACAAGCCAGGCTTCGACGATTCGGATTGGAGCAATGTAACAGAAGCGATGTCGACGCCAGGTGCATTGCAATCAATGCCGATCCCGCCCATCCGAGTGACAAAAACACTAACGCCCGTCAGCGTCAACGAAGTCAGCGATGGAGTGTTCATCTTCGACTTCGGTCAGAACTTCGCGGGGTGGGCAGCGCTCAATGTTCAAGGCGAAAGAGGCACGACCGTTCACATGCGCATGGGCGAGCTCCTTCACGCCGACGGCACTCTGAATCCGATGACATCGGTCGCCGGCCAGATCAAGGGTCCGAACGTAGGCGGGCCGGGCGCCCCCGACATAGCCTGGCAAGAGAATTCGTATACGCTCCGCGGCGGTGGTCCCGAGGTATACACGCCCCGATTCACTTTTCACGGATTTAGATATGTGGAGGTCACAGGGTTTCCAGGGACGCCGGATCTCACTGCAATAGAGGGGCAAAGGCTCAACACGGACGTCGAACCGGTCGGCGTCTTTAGCTGCTCGAACGAGCGGTTCAACCGTATTCAGGAGATGGTGCAGTGGACCTTCCTCAGCAATCTGTTCAGCGTCCAGTCCGACTGTCCTGCTCGAGAGAAATATCAGTACGGCGGGGACATCGTCGCGTCGAGCGAGATGGCGATCTACAACTACGACATGTCCACGTTTTATGCGAAGACCGTGTCGGATTTTAAGGACGCGATACGTGGAGAGGGATGGTTCACGGAGACGGCTCCGTATGTCGGTATCTCCGCTGCAAATTACGAAAGAGGAGCTGGTCCGATCGGGTGGGGCTTGGCTCACCCGCTACTGGTCGCTCAGCTTTACCAGTACTACGGTGACCGCCAGATCGTTGAAGAAAACTACGATGCGGCCAGAACGTGGGTCGATCTGTTGGAGAGATCTTCCGACGGCTACATCATCGATCGATGCATCGGTGATCACGAAAGTCTCGATCCAAAGCCGATCGCATTGATGGCAACGGCTCAGTTCTGTCAAGCGGCGTCTCTGGTGGCCGGCTTTGCAGAACTCCTTGGGAAGAGCGATCGCGCTCTGCACTATCGAGAGCTTGCCTCGCGGATCAAGTCTGCGTTTGTCGAGATGTTTCTTGAACGCGGTACGGGGCGTTTTGGAATCGCCACTCAGGCGGCGCAGGCCACTGCCCTGCACTTAGGACTCGCGTCCGATAGCGAAATCGAAGGGGCGGTAGAGCGAATGGTGGAAGCGCTTGTCGTTGATCACGGCGGCCACGTGGCAACCGGAATATTCGGCACGAAGTATTTGCTGAACGCCCTCTCCACGACGGGTCACTCTGCGACTGCCTACCGCATGGTCGACCAGGAAACCTATCCTGGATGGGGCCACATGTTGGAAAACGGAGCAACGACCTTGTGGGAGACCTGGATAGCGAGCGACAACACTTATTCACAGAACCATCCGATGTTCGGCTCCGTCAGCGAGTGGTTCTTCAAGTGTCTCGGAGGGATCAGGCCGGAGCACTTCGCCGCCGGGTTTGACCGTTTCCTCATCGCGCCGTTTGTAACCGACGAGCTTTCCTGGGTGGACGTCAGTTACGAGTCAGTCCGAGGAACCGTCTCTAGCCGTTGGCGCGTTGTGGACGAGCATCTCCAATTGGACATCGAGATCCCGGTCAACACGGAAGCCGTCGTGCAGATACCGACATCTAATGGACTGTCAGTCCGGGAAGGAGGCAGACCGGTCGCCGAGATTTCCACCATCCGTCCCCTACCCCCCACAACTCCCGACACCCCGCGGTTCACAGTCGGCTCAGGCCGATATAAATTTACGGCCGCTGCTCCTTGA
- a CDS encoding SUMF1/EgtB/PvdO family nonheme iron enzyme translates to MRKHQWTGLLLAYIGLLALSAASGSIGSGEAGATTGEKVPSGFSALGDDLDPVSKLPMRIRHDKSGCEFVLVPAGEFIMGSPKGEGDSDEHPKKTILLGAYWIGLTEVTNKQYRAFRPNHDSDESKFSYPDMGDYSFNGDYQPVVEVSWDDAVTFCKWAGMRLPTEREWEKAARGTDGRIYPWGNSWDSRLANSSDKNNPRATDRTDKEADDGFGITSPVGSYPSGASPYGCLDMAGNVWEWSADWWDRNPYNTTEKKPWEMASGWARVVRGGSWMDSPSEHRATNPWGLTMDYADWKVGFRVVVSPLSD, encoded by the coding sequence ATGAGAAAGCATCAGTGGACAGGTCTATTGTTAGCGTACATCGGGCTTCTGGCCTTGTCAGCTGCGTCCGGCAGCATCGGCTCGGGTGAAGCGGGAGCAACGACGGGAGAGAAGGTGCCTTCCGGGTTTAGCGCGCTCGGCGATGACCTGGATCCGGTGTCAAAGCTGCCGATGCGCATCCGTCACGACAAGTCCGGCTGCGAGTTTGTGCTCGTACCAGCAGGCGAGTTCATCATGGGCAGCCCTAAAGGAGAAGGCGACTCAGATGAGCATCCGAAAAAGACTATTCTCTTGGGCGCGTACTGGATCGGTCTGACCGAGGTAACGAACAAGCAGTACAGAGCGTTCCGACCGAACCATGATTCTGACGAATCGAAGTTCTCATACCCGGATATGGGCGACTACAGTTTCAACGGCGACTACCAACCTGTGGTGGAGGTTTCATGGGATGACGCGGTGACGTTCTGCAAATGGGCAGGCATGCGACTGCCGACCGAGAGAGAATGGGAGAAAGCCGCCCGCGGGACGGACGGAAGAATCTACCCGTGGGGAAACTCATGGGATTCCAGGTTGGCCAACTCTTCGGACAAGAACAACCCGAGGGCCACAGACAGAACGGACAAGGAAGCGGACGACGGCTTCGGCATCACTTCCCCGGTTGGTTCTTACCCGTCCGGAGCGAGCCCTTACGGATGCCTCGACATGGCCGGAAACGTTTGGGAATGGAGTGCGGACTGGTGGGACAGGAACCCGTACAACACGACGGAAAAGAAGCCTTGGGAGATGGCCTCGGGCTGGGCGCGCGTTGTTCGCGGCGGCTCCTGGATGGACAGCCCAAGCGAGCACCGTGCGACAAACCCGTGGGGCCTCACGATGGATTATGCTGACTGGAAGGTCGGCTTTCGGGTCGTCGTGAGTCCTCTTTCCGACTAA
- a CDS encoding M48 family metallopeptidase translates to MEKQNFEQIVTKMEDLNRRSPESYRAKVARFSALGYGVFIFTFSIVFIALVAIVFYVAANGLHSGSIRLILITSVLTYMFIRAMWVKVEAPEGREVTAEEAPALHAEIERIRVEMGAPEIHKVLLIDDFNAFASTSSKLMIFGERCHVALGLPLLLTQSPREVSATIAHELAHHSKSHVKAGNRAYRLESMWLRLLQQLSSSGSLMSHPLLAFVKWYSPRFSALTLVLRRQAEYEADALGAEATSKEAMALGLLRMSIDHEHRISKYIDKIRKTIDESVNPPSNYFSGLLAFPREVGDGVVETLRRTLRAETVIEDSHPCARERTEALGIEADPENEEIVRGLIGQLGEVDESAAQRFLGDSLERILAEMDKMWQVVQQPEWTSGRVSHEKRLAVLKDFEGRDEEEWTADDAVEYLNAYLGVHEISDCTPRAQSLAARFPQQAELSLMLGYCLLEQDDREGVQHVERAVELDAALSASAHEMIAEFHSKHGDSKAARAAAIKANELRQEEGEKYEKLAILKPADNLLPIEVKPNVLEEIKERLPLMKRVVEAHAFQKASSDMESIKLDMVVLVAKRPMMVSSNEDFIDAQLQEAYLILEGREDVHVQIVADKSPFGKRLASDAEFRFYSAVARADG, encoded by the coding sequence ATGGAGAAGCAGAATTTTGAGCAGATCGTCACCAAGATGGAGGATCTGAACCGTCGTTCGCCCGAGTCCTACCGCGCCAAGGTCGCGAGGTTTTCGGCGCTCGGGTACGGCGTGTTCATATTCACGTTTTCAATCGTATTCATAGCGTTGGTCGCAATCGTCTTCTACGTCGCGGCGAACGGTTTGCACAGCGGTTCGATCAGGCTGATTCTCATAACCAGCGTGCTGACTTATATGTTTATTCGGGCGATGTGGGTCAAAGTCGAGGCGCCCGAGGGGCGCGAGGTGACCGCCGAGGAAGCACCTGCGCTGCACGCGGAGATCGAGCGGATCAGAGTCGAGATGGGCGCACCTGAAATCCACAAGGTGCTGTTGATCGATGACTTCAACGCATTCGCAAGCACGTCGTCGAAGCTCATGATCTTTGGTGAGCGGTGCCATGTCGCCTTGGGCCTGCCACTCCTGTTGACCCAATCGCCGAGGGAGGTCTCGGCAACCATTGCGCACGAGCTTGCACACCACAGCAAGAGCCACGTCAAGGCTGGGAATCGTGCGTACCGATTGGAGTCGATGTGGCTGCGGCTGCTCCAACAACTAAGCAGTTCGGGCAGTCTCATGAGCCATCCGCTTCTTGCATTCGTCAAGTGGTATTCGCCCCGCTTCTCGGCGCTGACGCTCGTACTTCGCCGCCAAGCCGAGTACGAGGCAGACGCGCTCGGTGCAGAAGCGACTTCCAAGGAGGCGATGGCGCTCGGGCTCCTCAGAATGAGTATCGACCACGAGCATCGGATCAGCAAGTACATTGATAAGATCAGGAAGACGATAGATGAGAGCGTGAATCCGCCATCAAATTACTTCAGCGGCTTGCTAGCATTCCCGAGGGAGGTCGGGGATGGAGTCGTCGAGACGTTGCGTAGGACGTTGCGAGCGGAGACTGTGATCGAGGATTCGCACCCTTGCGCGCGCGAAAGAACTGAGGCTCTGGGAATCGAAGCCGATCCGGAGAACGAGGAAATCGTTCGTGGTCTGATCGGTCAGCTCGGCGAAGTCGATGAATCGGCCGCTCAACGTTTTTTGGGAGACAGCTTGGAGAGAATACTGGCTGAAATGGACAAAATGTGGCAGGTCGTTCAGCAGCCTGAGTGGACGTCTGGGCGCGTATCCCACGAGAAAAGGCTGGCCGTGCTCAAGGATTTCGAGGGCCGCGATGAGGAAGAGTGGACTGCCGATGATGCGGTCGAGTACCTCAACGCGTATCTCGGCGTACACGAAATATCTGACTGCACGCCGCGAGCGCAATCTTTGGCCGCAAGGTTTCCACAGCAAGCAGAGCTATCGCTGATGCTCGGCTACTGCTTGTTGGAACAAGATGACCGCGAGGGTGTTCAGCACGTTGAAAGAGCTGTAGAATTGGATGCGGCTCTCTCTGCCTCCGCGCATGAGATGATCGCAGAGTTTCACTCAAAGCACGGGGACAGCAAGGCGGCCCGAGCTGCGGCGATAAAAGCGAATGAATTGCGCCAGGAGGAAGGCGAAAAGTACGAAAAGCTCGCGATCCTGAAACCGGCCGACAACCTGTTGCCGATCGAAGTCAAGCCGAACGTGCTGGAAGAGATAAAGGAACGGCTGCCGCTCATGAAGCGCGTCGTGGAGGCGCACGCTTTTCAGAAGGCTAGCAGCGACATGGAATCGATCAAACTTGACATGGTGGTGCTCGTCGCAAAGAGACCGATGATGGTCAGTTCCAACGAGGACTTTATCGACGCTCAGCTCCAAGAAGCGTATCTGATCCTCGAAGGACGGGAGGACGTCCATGTTCAAATCGTGGCGGACAAGTCTCCGTTCGGGAAACGGCTTGCGTCTGACGCGGAGTTCAGGTTCTATTCAGCAGTTGCTCGTGCTGACGGTTGA
- a CDS encoding DUF5343 domain-containing protein yields the protein MAETSQKHPYLVSPGILKSVITKFRSSLPDQAVSLQTLKKLSIASGNEKQIVDIFKFLSLLDKEGKPTDACRKLFNTHDDDGFKATLAPIIENAYADLFKLNKETSWLLSGDELIGYFRQTDNTSASTGQRQAIAFTALAVAAGKRQMSIATSRKATKPGGSKPGGKRKKSAATNGNEEVVNKQPPPGQTAQPAVAINIQLTLPEGMDEDGFEKFFAAMKKHLWPDK from the coding sequence ATGGCAGAAACAAGTCAAAAACACCCCTACTTGGTCAGTCCAGGAATTCTTAAATCGGTAATCACGAAATTCCGAAGCTCCCTTCCCGATCAGGCGGTGTCGCTTCAAACACTTAAGAAACTCAGCATCGCGTCCGGGAACGAGAAACAGATTGTCGATATTTTCAAGTTCTTATCGTTGCTTGACAAAGAGGGCAAGCCCACAGACGCGTGCAGAAAGCTATTTAATACCCATGACGACGACGGCTTCAAGGCGACGCTGGCCCCAATTATAGAGAATGCCTACGCTGACTTATTCAAGCTCAACAAGGAAACTTCCTGGCTCCTCTCCGGGGATGAGCTGATCGGATATTTCCGACAGACTGATAATACGTCGGCGTCAACGGGGCAACGACAAGCTATTGCGTTCACAGCTCTAGCGGTTGCAGCCGGCAAGCGCCAAATGAGCATTGCTACCTCAAGGAAGGCGACGAAGCCTGGAGGGTCTAAACCGGGTGGCAAACGCAAGAAATCGGCAGCTACTAACGGCAATGAAGAAGTCGTTAACAAGCAGCCACCACCTGGGCAGACGGCGCAGCCTGCGGTTGCGATCAATATTCAGCTCACGCTACCAGAGGGCATGGATGAGGATGGTTTCGAGAAATTTTTTGCAGCGATGAAGAAGCACCTGTGGCCTGACAAGTAG